A window of the Desulfobacula toluolica Tol2 genome harbors these coding sequences:
- a CDS encoding sigma-54-dependent transcriptional regulator, whose protein sequence is MTDQTSTMNILVVDDEKSIRRLLEKELTSSRRSITTAGNAKEALLAVKKKVFDIIILDIMLPDANGIELMAGFQEQVLAVQIILITGYGDVDDAVEAMKTGACDYITKPFDLERLEQVVEKAYQRGLLRKKEILKQQGRQEKIQYPEQIVGHSSSMEEVRFLIGKVAPTSVPVLITGESGTGKNVAARQLHGLSLRSASPLITKNCATLQEELIRSELFGYCKGAFTGAEESRTGLLGLADKGTLFLDEIGELSVGVQASLLRVMENQTFRPVGDKNEIKVDIRFIFATNRDLKKSVAKGTFSEALFHRLNVFTIKILPLRKRKEEIPVLVEYFLGQMSHGTAPCKVAKNAMQHLMAYDWPGNVRELHNVIERGIILSDNNIITERSLPLELLETMDDMDTGVPGQFPSLKDLEKNHIMKVLKHVDGNRSKAAEILGISRKTLYRKLLDDIEQ, encoded by the coding sequence CGATGAAAAATCCATTCGAAGACTGCTGGAAAAAGAATTAACCTCTTCGCGCCGCAGCATAACAACAGCCGGTAATGCAAAAGAAGCACTTTTAGCTGTCAAAAAAAAGGTGTTTGACATCATCATTCTGGATATAATGCTGCCAGATGCCAACGGCATTGAGTTGATGGCCGGATTTCAGGAACAGGTGCTGGCGGTTCAGATCATTTTAATTACCGGGTATGGCGATGTTGACGATGCTGTTGAAGCCATGAAAACCGGTGCCTGCGACTATATCACCAAACCCTTTGACCTGGAACGGCTGGAGCAGGTTGTTGAAAAGGCCTATCAGCGGGGACTTCTTCGCAAAAAAGAGATTTTAAAGCAACAGGGCCGCCAGGAAAAAATACAATACCCGGAACAGATCGTGGGCCACTCCAGTTCAATGGAAGAGGTTCGCTTCCTCATTGGCAAGGTGGCACCAACAAGTGTTCCCGTACTGATAACCGGTGAAAGCGGCACAGGTAAAAATGTCGCGGCAAGGCAGTTGCACGGCCTTAGCCTGCGCAGTGCCAGCCCCCTGATCACAAAAAACTGTGCCACATTGCAGGAAGAATTGATCCGAAGCGAATTGTTCGGGTATTGCAAAGGCGCCTTTACAGGAGCCGAAGAATCCAGGACTGGCCTGCTGGGACTTGCTGACAAGGGAACCTTGTTCCTGGACGAAATCGGAGAACTCTCCGTGGGGGTGCAGGCTTCCCTGCTGCGGGTCATGGAAAATCAGACATTTCGACCCGTGGGGGATAAGAACGAAATAAAGGTGGATATCCGGTTTATCTTTGCAACCAACCGGGACCTTAAAAAATCGGTGGCAAAGGGAACATTCAGCGAGGCTCTTTTTCACAGGCTCAACGTGTTCACCATAAAAATCCTGCCGCTGCGCAAACGAAAAGAGGAAATCCCCGTACTGGTGGAATATTTTCTGGGCCAAATGAGTCACGGCACAGCCCCCTGCAAGGTTGCTAAAAATGCCATGCAGCACCTCATGGCTTATGACTGGCCCGGCAATGTACGGGAACTTCATAATGTCATAGAGCGGGGAATTATTCTTTCCGACAACAATATTATCACCGAACGCAGCCTGCCCCTTGAACTGCTTGAGACCATGGATGATATGGACACAGGTGTCCCGGGACAGTTTCCCAGCCTTAAAGATTTGGAAAAAAACCACATCATGAAAGTTCTCAAGCATGTGGATGGAAACAGATCCAAAGCAGCGGAAATACTTGGTATTAGCAGAAAAACCCTGTATCGCAAATTATTGGATGATATTGAACAATAA
- a CDS encoding aldehyde ferredoxin oxidoreductase family protein — protein sequence MGKILRINTKDKTTVFQDIPDFFAGLGGRALTSKMVLDEVPANCHPLGRSNKLVFAPGLLTGTPAANSGRLSVGSKSPLTNGIKESNSGGLVSQKLARLGISALVLEDKPDDDTFSMIVIKKDCVEILAADEYAGMGNYEVMEKLWDRYGKKTGLMTIGQAGEQRLKAASIQQADPKGRPGRAMGRGGLGAVMGSKKIKAIIVDDKGCDRIVQADPEAFKAANKKWVELLKNHPVTGQGLPGLGTAVLVNLINEAGALPTKNFRTGRFEHAADISGEKMVENIEARQGVVAEGCHPGCVIKCSQAYHDKDGKYLTSGFEYETLWAFGAHTMVREIDDIAMMDRLCDDYGLDTIDTGVALGVAMEGGLLEWGDGKACIELIKEIALGTGNGKILGNGAAFTGDALGVDRVPVVKRQALPAYDPRSVKGVGVTYATSPMGADHTAGYGVTANILGVGGSIDPLKNDDQVELSKNLQIATAAIDAAGLCLFVAFAVLDSEDGVQLIVDMLNAQYDIDLTPDDVVKLGISILENENEFNLMAGFTKKDDQLPEMFNQTFPPHNTKWTFTEDELQDAKTFTVG from the coding sequence ATGGGTAAAATACTTAGAATAAATACCAAAGACAAAACAACAGTTTTTCAGGACATTCCTGATTTTTTTGCCGGTCTGGGGGGAAGAGCTTTGACCTCTAAGATGGTTCTGGATGAAGTGCCTGCAAACTGTCACCCCTTGGGCCGTTCAAATAAACTTGTTTTTGCACCCGGACTTTTAACCGGAACACCGGCCGCCAATTCAGGACGTCTTTCCGTGGGGTCAAAATCACCCCTGACCAATGGCATCAAAGAGAGTAATTCAGGCGGACTTGTTTCACAAAAACTCGCAAGGCTTGGTATTTCAGCTCTTGTTCTGGAAGACAAGCCTGATGATGACACTTTTTCAATGATCGTGATAAAAAAAGATTGTGTTGAAATCCTTGCTGCTGATGAGTATGCGGGCATGGGAAACTATGAAGTAATGGAGAAACTCTGGGATCGGTACGGGAAAAAAACCGGGCTTATGACTATTGGCCAGGCAGGCGAGCAGCGTTTAAAGGCCGCCAGCATTCAGCAGGCCGATCCCAAGGGAAGACCTGGTCGAGCCATGGGAAGGGGAGGGCTTGGTGCGGTAATGGGGTCTAAAAAAATCAAGGCCATTATTGTTGATGACAAGGGATGCGACAGAATTGTCCAGGCAGATCCTGAAGCGTTTAAGGCAGCCAACAAAAAATGGGTTGAACTGCTAAAAAATCATCCGGTAACCGGCCAGGGCCTGCCGGGTCTTGGAACCGCCGTGCTGGTTAATCTTATCAACGAGGCAGGTGCTTTGCCCACAAAGAACTTCAGGACAGGCCGGTTTGAACATGCAGCAGATATCAGTGGCGAAAAAATGGTTGAAAACATTGAAGCACGGCAGGGTGTTGTTGCAGAAGGATGCCATCCGGGCTGTGTTATCAAATGTTCCCAGGCTTACCATGATAAAGACGGCAAGTATCTGACCTCGGGCTTTGAGTATGAGACCCTTTGGGCCTTTGGAGCCCATACCATGGTCAGGGAAATTGATGATATTGCCATGATGGACAGATTGTGTGATGATTACGGGCTGGACACCATTGATACGGGTGTGGCCCTGGGAGTGGCAATGGAAGGCGGGTTGCTTGAGTGGGGTGACGGCAAGGCCTGTATTGAACTGATCAAAGAAATTGCCCTTGGCACAGGCAACGGCAAAATACTTGGAAATGGTGCGGCTTTTACAGGTGATGCCCTGGGTGTGGACAGAGTTCCCGTGGTCAAGCGCCAGGCATTGCCGGCTTATGATCCAAGATCTGTAAAAGGGGTTGGCGTAACCTATGCCACATCGCCCATGGGGGCGGACCATACAGCCGGTTATGGCGTCACAGCAAATATTCTGGGGGTTGGCGGTTCCATTGATCCTTTGAAAAATGATGATCAGGTGGAATTGTCTAAAAACCTCCAGATTGCGACTGCAGCAATTGATGCCGCAGGCCTTTGCCTGTTTGTTGCATTTGCTGTCCTGGACAGCGAAGACGGCGTTCAATTGATTGTTGACATGCTCAATGCTCAATATGACATCGACCTGACACCGGATGATGTTGTTAAACTGGGAATTTCCATCCTGGAGAATGAAAATGAGTTCAATCTCATGGCGGGATTCACCAAAAAGGATGATCAGCTTCCTGAAATGTTCAATCAAACTTTTCCACCCCATAACACAAAATGGACCTTTACCGAAGACGAGCTTCAGGATGCAAAAACATTTACCGTAGGTTAA
- a CDS encoding iron-containing alcohol dehydrogenase encodes MANGEAVYGFFIPTVTLMGVGSHKEICAQMKSLGVSKPFLVADKGITAAGLTQQICDMIKKEMDSDTVVYDETIPNPTDKNVEEGLALYKKSGCDMIITLGGGSAHDCGKGIGLVATNGGTIHDYEGVDQSTKAMPPFIAVNTTAGTASEMTRFCIITDTGRKVKMAIVDWRVTPNIAINDPLLMMGMPSSLTAATGMDALTHSVEAYVSTIATPITDACAIKAIELIAQNLRQAVANGDDLAARDKMAYAEYLAGMAFNNASLGHVHAMAHQLGGFYDLPHGVCNAILLPHVSRFNLIANLQRYADIAVALGENIAGLSVRDAAEKALTAIKTLSADVGIPANLTELGVKKEDLMIMAENAQKDACGATNPRRPTLDDVVGIYTAAL; translated from the coding sequence ATGGCAAACGGAGAAGCAGTTTACGGATTTTTTATTCCTACAGTCACACTCATGGGTGTTGGATCGCACAAAGAGATTTGTGCCCAGATGAAAAGCCTTGGAGTGAGTAAACCTTTTCTTGTGGCGGATAAAGGCATTACCGCTGCCGGGCTTACCCAGCAGATTTGTGACATGATTAAAAAAGAGATGGATTCAGATACTGTTGTATATGATGAAACCATTCCAAATCCAACAGACAAAAATGTTGAGGAGGGTCTTGCCCTCTACAAAAAGAGCGGGTGTGACATGATTATCACCCTGGGTGGCGGAAGTGCCCATGACTGCGGAAAAGGCATTGGCCTGGTTGCTACAAATGGCGGCACCATACACGATTATGAGGGTGTAGATCAGTCCACAAAGGCAATGCCTCCTTTTATTGCCGTCAATACCACGGCAGGAACCGCAAGCGAGATGACCCGTTTCTGCATTATCACCGATACCGGCAGAAAAGTTAAGATGGCCATTGTCGACTGGCGCGTAACCCCCAACATTGCCATTAACGACCCCCTTCTCATGATGGGGATGCCTTCCTCATTGACAGCTGCAACAGGTATGGATGCCTTGACTCATTCGGTTGAAGCCTATGTTTCAACCATTGCCACCCCAATCACTGATGCCTGTGCCATAAAGGCCATTGAGCTTATTGCACAAAATTTAAGACAGGCCGTTGCCAACGGCGATGACCTGGCTGCCAGGGATAAAATGGCCTATGCTGAATATCTGGCAGGTATGGCGTTTAACAATGCAAGCCTGGGTCATGTCCATGCAATGGCACACCAGTTGGGCGGTTTTTATGATCTTCCCCATGGTGTCTGCAATGCAATACTGCTTCCCCATGTTTCAAGATTCAACCTTATCGCCAACCTCCAGCGATATGCCGATATCGCCGTTGCTCTGGGCGAAAATATCGCGGGACTGTCCGTCCGGGATGCAGCAGAAAAAGCATTGACCGCGATTAAGACGCTTTCCGCAGATGTGGGTATCCCTGCAAATTTGACAGAGCTTGGGGTAAAAAAAGAAGACCTTATGATCATGGCTGAAAATGCACAAAAAGATGCCTGCGGAGCAACCAACCCAAGACGTCCTACCCTGGATGATGTTGTGGGTATTTACACGGCTGCGTTATAA
- a CDS encoding formyl transferase has translation MKIIICIKRDLEGCIALNYLLKHIESHDYTVILSDKFTAAEREVKESADFIFYERDLLVHQIFPLLEKNDKEEYFSEYLTFNQIKKKYHIPVVVSDDINSKAWENYIRNINPDMILSVRNDFIFKKNIIDIPGFGIYNVHPGSLPEYRGVYAPFRAMLNGEATVGCTLHRVVDEGIDTGPIVDIKTMPVDYSKSVLWHMCQLYPLGIDLFKQFLAKYEIQKKIETFPQDESKKRYYTFPGSEEFNIFTGNGHKLIDNQEYLDMLGRFSPVTWCSKTIID, from the coding sequence ATGAAAATCATCATTTGTATCAAGCGTGATCTTGAAGGATGCATAGCTCTTAACTATTTGTTGAAACATATTGAATCACATGATTACACGGTGATTCTCAGTGATAAATTTACAGCAGCAGAAAGAGAAGTAAAGGAATCAGCCGATTTTATATTTTATGAAAGAGATTTGCTTGTTCATCAGATATTTCCGTTGCTTGAGAAAAATGACAAAGAAGAATATTTTTCGGAATATCTTACTTTTAATCAGATCAAAAAGAAATATCATATTCCTGTTGTGGTTTCCGATGATATTAATTCCAAAGCCTGGGAAAATTATATCCGGAACATTAATCCGGATATGATTTTATCCGTTCGCAATGATTTTATCTTCAAGAAGAATATTATCGATATTCCCGGCTTCGGTATATACAATGTACACCCGGGATCTTTACCTGAATACCGGGGCGTATATGCTCCATTCAGGGCCATGTTAAATGGAGAGGCTACTGTCGGCTGTACCTTGCACCGGGTTGTGGACGAAGGAATTGATACTGGTCCGATAGTTGATATTAAAACCATGCCGGTTGATTATTCCAAATCTGTTTTATGGCATATGTGCCAATTATATCCCCTTGGCATTGATCTTTTTAAACAATTTTTAGCAAAGTATGAAATTCAAAAAAAAATTGAAACTTTTCCACAGGATGAGTCGAAAAAAAGATATTATACTTTCCCTGGTTCTGAGGAATTCAATATATTTACCGGGAACGGTCATAAATTAATAGACAATCAGGAATATCTTGACATGCTTGGCCGATTCAGCCCTGTGACATGGTGTTCCAAAACTATTATCGATTAA
- a CDS encoding ATP-grasp domain-containing protein, with product MELKINYPEKIAVVFGGQSTEHDASIFSFKNFYMDIQSSIVDEEIEVSSTYYILQDGRVLVSPVDLKKPAAFYFDPGRTASCDIVDAFFLIRENNEFVYLMCDGPVGTDGRFVSIAENYGIKGTFGTPLSFHICKSKFHMDRFVAANYSDIKIPDTAYISSVEELDSCFAGFADRKIVVKPNSLGSSIYVKMFECNNKNQDDIKELAKNIFEYDRRAIIQEYIQGDEYGCYCMEKNGEVDILAVKQFFTENDFLNTQDKYKAATDGHDVYVKEKIGSIKDFARKLFKDVDCRNLSRMDFIVTPAKQIYFLENNCDPALRGVIGAYKEKYQSCTVYDMLKIFIKNEYNRKKIRTDYRFDFNFL from the coding sequence ATGGAATTAAAAATAAACTATCCTGAAAAAATAGCTGTTGTATTTGGCGGCCAGTCTACAGAGCATGATGCCAGTATTTTCAGTTTTAAAAACTTTTATATGGATATCCAGTCATCTATAGTTGATGAAGAAATTGAGGTGTCAAGCACTTACTATATACTGCAAGACGGCAGAGTGCTGGTGTCGCCGGTTGATTTAAAAAAACCTGCAGCATTCTATTTTGACCCCGGCAGGACTGCTTCTTGTGACATTGTTGATGCTTTTTTCCTGATCAGGGAAAACAATGAATTTGTTTACCTGATGTGTGACGGCCCGGTCGGCACGGATGGACGATTTGTAAGCATTGCTGAAAATTATGGTATTAAAGGCACGTTTGGAACGCCGTTAAGTTTTCATATATGCAAGAGCAAATTTCATATGGATCGGTTCGTTGCTGCTAATTATTCCGATATTAAAATTCCGGATACGGCTTATATCTCTTCTGTTGAAGAACTGGACTCATGTTTTGCCGGATTTGCTGACAGAAAAATTGTTGTAAAGCCCAATTCGCTGGGTTCTAGTATTTATGTAAAGATGTTTGAATGCAACAACAAGAATCAGGATGATATCAAAGAGCTGGCTAAAAATATTTTTGAGTATGATCGCCGGGCCATTATACAAGAATATATTCAGGGGGATGAATATGGTTGTTATTGCATGGAAAAAAATGGTGAGGTTGATATTCTGGCCGTAAAACAATTCTTTACGGAAAATGATTTTTTAAATACTCAGGACAAATATAAGGCAGCAACAGACGGACATGATGTGTATGTTAAGGAAAAAATTGGATCGATAAAGGATTTTGCCCGAAAACTTTTTAAAGACGTTGATTGCAGAAATTTGTCACGGATGGATTTTATTGTTACACCGGCAAAACAAATCTATTTTTTGGAGAACAATTGTGATCCGGCTTTAAGGGGAGTTATCGGAGCTTACAAAGAGAAATATCAATCCTGTACAGTGTATGATATGTTAAAAATTTTTATTAAAAATGAATATAACAGGAAAAAAATCAGGACGGATTATCGTTTTGATTTTAATTTTTTATGA
- a CDS encoding MFS transporter, with the protein MTQKSKLYSLIRPDAFLFCFGIDLPISFITLYAEDLYAPIFGLSKAYVMGMPISISMLFTTVAFLVGGYWIDRKGWQQSHFWGILLAGSAQVISGISPSIELYILSRALYGFGYGLVFMSYMGFVYTNTGEENRTTGFATMSAGMYSGSICGGAVGGMLAERFGFQNVFFMAAFFTLITIGYTILFMQKTYYYPEKIRENNKPRSYKTNLKLIFRFVTNRNIISLLVLLSLPAAVTLIGILYYISPIYLDRMGTSQANIARILMINGVFMIYISPLLGPLMDKTKDKRIYIIISGLIGGSGMLCFLFFKGVWAIVFVIFILSFAAAIGHSARTVYALQQNIVTEIGAGQAMSLYRAIDRIGCLLGPLVLSVILASGEIEKGLSMIGLIYIVLTLLFVFVSKKEVET; encoded by the coding sequence ATGACACAAAAATCAAAACTTTACTCTTTAATCAGACCTGATGCGTTTCTTTTCTGTTTTGGAATAGATTTGCCGATATCATTCATTACCCTGTATGCTGAGGATTTATATGCTCCCATTTTTGGATTGTCCAAAGCATATGTCATGGGAATGCCCATTTCCATTTCCATGCTTTTTACCACTGTTGCCTTTCTTGTCGGTGGATACTGGATAGATAGAAAAGGCTGGCAGCAAAGCCACTTCTGGGGAATACTCCTGGCTGGATCAGCCCAGGTTATTTCAGGTATTTCACCTTCGATTGAACTGTATATTTTGTCACGGGCTTTATACGGCTTTGGTTACGGCCTTGTGTTCATGTCTTACATGGGGTTTGTATACACTAATACAGGGGAAGAAAATCGTACAACCGGGTTTGCCACAATGAGCGCAGGCATGTATTCAGGAAGTATTTGTGGAGGCGCAGTGGGAGGGATGCTGGCAGAAAGGTTTGGATTTCAAAATGTGTTTTTCATGGCCGCTTTTTTTACTCTGATCACAATAGGTTACACAATTTTATTTATGCAAAAGACGTATTATTATCCTGAAAAAATAAGGGAGAATAATAAACCAAGGTCATATAAAACTAACTTAAAACTGATATTCAGGTTTGTGACCAATAGAAATATCATTTCTCTGCTGGTCCTGTTAAGTCTTCCCGCCGCTGTTACATTAATCGGCATCCTTTATTATATCAGCCCTATTTACCTTGACAGAATGGGGACATCCCAGGCCAATATTGCAAGGATTTTAATGATAAACGGGGTTTTTATGATTTATATTTCCCCTTTGCTTGGCCCGCTTATGGATAAGACTAAGGATAAGCGGATTTATATTATTATCAGTGGCCTAATCGGTGGATCAGGGATGTTGTGCTTTTTGTTTTTTAAAGGGGTTTGGGCAATTGTTTTTGTTATTTTTATCTTAAGTTTTGCCGCAGCCATTGGTCACTCTGCAAGAACCGTATATGCTTTGCAGCAAAACATCGTCACTGAAATCGGAGCCGGGCAGGCAATGAGCTTGTATAGAGCAATAGATAGAATCGGGTGTTTACTGGGGCCTCTTGTGCTTAGCGTTATACTTGCCTCTGGAGAAATTGAAAAAGGTCTTTCAATGATAGGTTTAATTTATATTGTCCTTACCCTGTTGTTTGTATTTGTTTCAAAAAAAGAAGTTGAAACGTAA
- a CDS encoding alanine racemase, with protein sequence MSQLTIDIKKLRHNIQFLVQYCNRLGLEITGILKGPGLDSVILHELISNGVENIGFSNLPVNKNYDNVFQKKPVFISLPSLHELGDMIQYFGTSFNSELSVLKKMNEVAIARNKTHNIILMVDTGDLREGVLPENVVDTVKRIHEIKKLRLVFSGIGTNLGCCAGIIPTHLNVDILQELATRIETQLSLPVKTVSVGGSVMLEYLKTNPLPEKINQIRLGESIFLGNIPTIDKKHENLYDDVLIFRSDVLETSEKRIDLPENLGKNAFGYNPEFKHTGIRKRAVMNFGIADTYPAGLTPVNVGLDIVCINSNYTVIDFTDSREDLKPGDFIEFKMNYMSMLQSFISPFTCIVFKQQTDE encoded by the coding sequence ATGAGTCAGCTAACAATAGATATAAAAAAATTAAGACATAATATACAATTTTTAGTTCAATATTGTAATCGCCTGGGCCTTGAAATTACAGGCATATTAAAGGGGCCGGGGTTGGATTCCGTTATCCTTCATGAACTTATATCAAATGGGGTTGAGAATATCGGATTCTCCAATCTGCCGGTTAATAAAAACTACGACAATGTATTTCAAAAAAAGCCTGTTTTTATATCTTTGCCATCCCTTCATGAACTCGGTGATATGATTCAGTATTTTGGCACCAGTTTTAATTCTGAATTGTCTGTTCTCAAGAAGATGAATGAAGTGGCGATTGCCCGGAACAAAACCCACAATATTATCCTGATGGTTGATACAGGTGATTTGCGTGAAGGTGTCCTGCCTGAAAATGTTGTTGATACGGTAAAACGGATACATGAAATAAAAAAATTACGGCTTGTTTTTTCCGGAATCGGAACCAATCTGGGGTGCTGTGCCGGTATTATTCCAACTCATTTGAATGTTGATATTTTGCAGGAATTGGCAACCCGGATTGAAACGCAATTGAGCTTGCCGGTTAAAACCGTTTCAGTCGGCGGTTCCGTCATGCTGGAGTATCTTAAGACCAATCCTTTGCCGGAGAAAATCAATCAAATCAGGCTGGGCGAATCTATTTTTCTTGGCAATATCCCGACCATTGATAAAAAACATGAAAATTTGTATGACGATGTTTTGATATTCAGAAGTGATGTGCTGGAAACAAGTGAAAAAAGAATTGATTTGCCTGAAAATCTTGGTAAAAATGCCTTTGGATACAACCCTGAGTTCAAGCATACGGGAATAAGGAAGAGAGCCGTAATGAATTTTGGCATTGCCGACACATATCCTGCAGGATTGACGCCGGTAAATGTCGGTTTGGATATTGTCTGTATTAACAGCAATTATACGGTCATTGATTTTACAGATAGCCGGGAAGACTTGAAACCAGGTGACTTTATAGAATTTAAAATGAATTACATGAGCATGCTTCAAAGTTTTATTTCCCCGTTTACCTGTATTGTTTTTAAACAGCAGACAGATGAATAA
- a CDS encoding methyl-accepting chemotaxis protein yields MKALNLNSKFILFALLISVIPLGFSLFLSIMNNQKMSSLSVEESMKLGDADMTHIVENVNSMCLAQNGLAQEVISNALKTSRNILESTGKVTLSMDEKVTWNAVNQFTKTATSIDLPKMLVGGQWLEKNQDMNSPSIIVDKTRDLSVETCTIFQRMNEKGDMLRVCTNVQKLDGKRAIGTFIPAVNPNGSPNAVVSTVLKGNTFKGRAFVVNAWYMTAYEPIYDDSNNVVGILYVGIKQKTLEKSLVDEIVKIKVGQTGHVYVLNSKGEYIVSKNNEQNGQNILDTKDGAGNFFIQDIIEKAHGLDAGNTGSHKYFLNRNEKLPQTKIVKIKYFKDWDWIIGVEAYEEDFLVVKDKIIKLGRHSNYLFVIASAIILAAVMLASFFFARRITKPIMLTTEGLYRGTDQTYLSSTQVSDSSQSLAEGSSRQAASIEETSASMEEISSMTKQNSANASQADNLMMDANKVINTATESMEQVIASMDDISKASEETSKIIKTIDEIAFQTNLLALNAAVEAARAGEAGAGFAVVADEVRNLAMRAADAAKNTAEMIEGTVKKINAGSMLVSATNKAFSKVAESSTKVGQLVSEISKASKEQSNGIEQVTSAFQDMDRVIQQNAVDTEESASAAEIMTTQTEQLREHVGDLVLLVSGKKDQGTALKNYRAIKTISSRPGSSKRKKILPRRPEKIRAVNYLPVDTDEDF; encoded by the coding sequence ATGAAAGCATTAAATCTCAATTCCAAATTTATTTTATTTGCATTGTTAATTTCTGTTATTCCACTGGGATTTAGTTTGTTTCTATCAATTATGAACAATCAAAAAATGAGTTCCCTGTCAGTAGAAGAGTCAATGAAACTTGGGGATGCCGACATGACCCATATCGTTGAAAATGTTAATTCAATGTGCCTTGCACAAAATGGACTTGCCCAGGAAGTTATCAGCAATGCTCTAAAAACATCCCGTAATATTTTAGAATCAACTGGCAAGGTTACCCTTTCTATGGATGAAAAAGTAACCTGGAATGCTGTAAATCAATTCACAAAAACCGCAACCAGTATTGATCTTCCTAAAATGCTGGTTGGCGGACAATGGCTGGAAAAAAACCAGGACATGAACTCACCCTCAATCATTGTCGATAAAACAAGGGATCTGAGTGTTGAAACATGCACTATCTTCCAGAGGATGAACGAGAAGGGAGATATGCTAAGAGTTTGTACCAATGTACAAAAGCTGGATGGAAAAAGAGCCATAGGAACTTTTATCCCGGCTGTAAACCCGAATGGTTCACCCAACGCAGTCGTATCAACCGTATTAAAGGGAAATACATTTAAGGGTCGGGCATTTGTCGTAAATGCCTGGTACATGACAGCTTATGAACCCATTTATGATGATTCAAACAATGTCGTTGGAATATTGTATGTCGGCATCAAGCAAAAGACCCTTGAAAAAAGCCTGGTTGATGAAATTGTTAAAATCAAAGTAGGTCAAACCGGCCATGTTTATGTTCTCAATTCTAAAGGAGAATATATTGTTTCAAAAAATAACGAACAAAATGGACAAAACATCCTGGACACAAAGGATGGCGCAGGCAACTTTTTTATCCAGGATATTATTGAAAAAGCCCATGGTCTTGATGCAGGCAATACTGGCTCTCACAAATACTTTTTAAACAGAAATGAAAAACTGCCCCAGACTAAAATTGTAAAAATCAAATATTTCAAAGACTGGGACTGGATTATTGGCGTTGAAGCCTACGAAGAAGATTTTCTGGTGGTAAAAGATAAGATCATTAAATTGGGAAGACACTCAAACTATTTGTTTGTTATTGCTTCCGCCATTATTCTTGCAGCGGTAATGCTGGCTTCTTTTTTCTTTGCCAGAAGAATTACAAAACCGATTATGCTGACCACGGAAGGCCTGTATAGAGGAACTGATCAAACCTATCTGTCATCAACTCAGGTGTCGGATTCAAGTCAATCCCTTGCTGAAGGCTCATCAAGACAGGCTGCCTCAATCGAAGAAACATCCGCGTCAATGGAAGAGATATCCTCCATGACAAAACAAAATTCTGCAAATGCCTCTCAAGCCGATAATTTGATGATGGATGCAAACAAAGTAATAAATACAGCCACTGAATCAATGGAACAGGTTATAGCGTCTATGGATGATATTTCAAAAGCCAGTGAAGAAACCTCAAAAATAATAAAAACCATTGATGAGATAGCCTTCCAGACAAATCTTCTTGCCTTGAATGCCGCTGTGGAAGCAGCCAGGGCAGGCGAAGCAGGTGCCGGGTTTGCGGTTGTGGCCGATGAAGTCAGAAATCTTGCCATGAGGGCGGCTGATGCGGCTAAAAATACGGCGGAAATGATCGAAGGAACGGTTAAAAAGATCAACGCCGGTTCCATGCTTGTTTCTGCCACCAACAAGGCATTCAGCAAAGTTGCGGAAAGCTCTACCAAGGTCGGTCAACTTGTGTCGGAAATATCAAAAGCTTCCAAAGAGCAGTCAAACGGCATTGAACAGGTGACCAGTGCTTTTCAAGATATGGATAGAGTGATTCAGCAGAATGCAGTCGATACTGAAGAATCAGCCTCTGCAGCAGAAATAATGACCACCCAGACAGAACAGCTTCGTGAACATGTGGGAGATCTTGTCCTGCTAGTATCAGGAAAAAAAGATCAAGGAACTGCACTGAAGAACTACAGAGCAATAAAAACAATTTCTTCAAGGCCCGGCTCTTCCAAAAGAAAAAAAATTCTCCCTCGACGCCCTGAAAAAATCCGGGCGGTTAATTACCTCCCCGTTGACACTGATGAAGATTTTTAA